The following proteins come from a genomic window of Rutidosis leptorrhynchoides isolate AG116_Rl617_1_P2 unplaced genomic scaffold, CSIRO_AGI_Rlap_v1 contig84, whole genome shotgun sequence:
- the LOC139885163 gene encoding hydroquinone glucosyltransferase-like, whose product MAPHIAILPSPGMGHLIPLAEFAKRLVHCHNFQVTFIIPLDAPSPSKSQKSTLDSLPPAITSVFLPQADLNDVAPDARIETIISLTVARSLSSLRDALNSLIANGNSPTALVVDLFGTDAFDVAKELDISPYIFYPSTATCLSLFLHLPKLDEIVDCEYRDWPEPITIPGCIPVHGKYLLDPVQDRTNDAYKWLIHHAKRYRLAEGIIENSFMDLEPGAIKELMKVEPGKPPIYPVGPLVNMDHPGDKVDRSQSLKWLDDQPHGSVLFVSFGSGGTLSSSQFTELAFGLEMSEQRFVWVVRSPNDDVANATYFDAQSKDDTFRFLPQGFLDRTKGRGFVVDSWAPQVQILSHGSTGGFLSHCGWNSTLESVFNGVPLITWPLYAEQKMNSIILTQDVKVGIPVNSNPQTGLIERHEIAKVVKALMEGEDGKRVRYKMKDLKDSASHVLSQDGSSAKALAELAHKWKTPKRKLNQKQESILHIFISQS is encoded by the exons ATGGCACCGCACATAGCTATTCTTCCGAGTCCAGGTATGGGTCACCTGATTCCACTCGCCGAGTTCGCCAAACGACTCGTTCATTGCCACAATTTCCAAGTCACTTTCATAATTCCATTAGACGCTCCATCTCCTTCAAAATCTCAAAAATCCACTCTCGACAGCCTTCCTCCCGCCATAACCTCCGTCTTCCTTCCTCAGGCAGACTTAAACGACGTCGCACCAGATGCGAGAATCGAGACAATTATCTCCCTAACAGTCGCCCGCTCTCTGTCTTCGCTCCGCGATGCGTTGAATTCGTTAATTGCAAACGGAAATTCGCCGACGGCGTTAGTGGTTGATCTTTTCGGCACCGACGCTTTTGATGTCGCCAAGGAACTTGATATCTCGCCGTATATTTTCTACCCATCGACGGCCACGTGTTTGTCTCTGTTTCTTCACTTGCCAAAGCTTGACGAAATTGTCGATTGCGAATACAGAGACTGGCCCGAACCGATTACTATTCCCGGTTGCATACCGGTTCATGGAAAATATTTGCTCGACCCGGTTCAAGACAGGACAAACGATGCCTACAAATGGCTTATCCACCATGCAAAGAGGTATAGATTGGCAGAGGGTATAATTGAGAACAGCTTTATGGATTTGGAGCCAGGAGCAATCAAGGAATTAATGAAGGTCGAACCGGGAAAACCACCAATTTATCCGGTCGGACCGTTGGTCAATATGGATCACCCAGGAGACAAAGTTGACAGGTCACAGTCTTTGAAGTGGTTGGATGATCAGCCCCATGGATCGGTTCTGTTCGTCTCGTTTGGGAGCGGTGGGACCCTCTCTTCATCTCAATTTACCGAATTAGCCTTCGGATTGGAAATGAGCGAACAGAGATTCGTGTGGGTCGTTAGGAGTCCGAACGATGATGTAGCCAACGCCACGTATTTCGACGCCCAGAGCAAAGACGACACATTTCGATTCCTACCACAAGGATTCTTGGACCGGACCAAAGGCCGTGGGTTTGTCGTCGATTCGTGGGCCCCCCAAGTTCAAATACTAAGCCACGGTTCGACTGGTGGGTTCTTATCTCACTGCGGTTGGAATTCGACTCTGGAGAGCGTCTTTAACGGCGTGCCGTTAATTACGTGGCCACTCTACGCCGAACAGAAAATGAATTCCATCATATTGACGCAAGACGTCAAAGTAGGAATTCCGGTCAATTCTAATCCTCAAACCGGCTTGATCGAAAGACATGAAATTGCAAAAGTGGTGAAAGCTTTAATGGAGGGTGAAGATGGTAAACGAGTTCGTTACAAGATGAAGGACTTGAAGGATTCTGCTTCACACGTACTGAGTCAAGATGGATCATCGGCAAAAGCACTCGCCGAGTTGGCTCACAAATGGAAAACTCCAAAAAG AAAGCTAAATCAGAAACAAGAGAGCATATTGCACATTTTTATCAGCCAATCTTAA